The genomic stretch GCTGCTTCTTACTGTCCTTGGTGGTCCCACTGGCCTCCTGGGAGATCCTGTCCGTCTCTGTGCCCTCGTTGTCGGACGCCTCGCCCAGGCGAGCCCGACGAAGCATGGAGGCTCTAGTAGGCCTTGGGGCATACATGCTGTTGGAGCGGCTCAGGGCCTGGGACCCTTTGGAGGACTTAGAAGACTCCTCCTTCTGCAGGGGGGTGGTGTACTTCTTGCGTGCAGTGGGCCAGTAGCCCTCCTGGTCTGAAGAAATGGTATCAGGCCAGTAGGGTAAGCTGGAGCCCTGGGGGTCATCGCTAAGGTCCATGGAGCCATGTTTGCTCACACTACGTCTCATCCCCAGCCTCCTGCCTGGTTCAGGCTTACTATCTCTGCTATCTTCTCCCTGAGACCGCTGCTTTTCTGACAGGCGATTATGGGCTGACGGCTGGCGACTGGGCTCCTGGGTGAAGGAGCTGGCAGAGGACCTCTCCCTCTGAAGGCCACAGGTGATAGAGGGCTTCTTAGATCTGGTCTTGGGTGTAGTCTGGTTGCTGCGCTGGCTGGCAGTGCTGGCTGAGTCCATGTCAGACTCCCCAGACAGAGTGTCATCTATGGGGCAGGGAACTACATCAGTTTGGGCCTGGAGCTTGGCCTCCAGGGCAGCCAGAGCGTCCTCAGTCTCCTTGAGGTAGGAGTGGGTGTCCTGGCTGCAGATACCCTGGAACACCTCAGCAGGGTCTGGGTCATTCTGCGCAGGCTGGCTGGAGATGTGGGGGAGTCTGGTGACCTGTGCAGCATCACTTGGCTGGTCCTTAGTGAAGCTCTCCTGCCTGACCAGAGACACTGAGATCTCCTTGGGCTGAGGGCTGACTCTACCCTGGTAGTCCTGCTTGGGAGCTGACGAGTTGGGCTTCACAGTCTTCTGTGAGTCCTGTCCACCCcgttgtttggtcagggtggcTGTGGAGAACTGTGGTGTATTAGGAGGAGGTGGTAGTTTTCTCTCAGTCCTGGGCGTATTGGGTCTGGATCCCCGCTCCTCAGAGTCGATGTAGAATGATGTAGACTTGGGTGGAAGTCTgggcctctcctcttctctgctctGAGATGAACTCTTGTCTGTCATATCTGGTGTGGGCGTCGTCCTCTGTTCTACGATGGAGCCGTCGTCTGACTTACTGGCATCACTCAGGCTGTCTGGGTCTAGGTCATCCTGTACAGACAGGTTGTGGAGTCCCTCCTGTGGACAGAGGGCTCTGGAGCTCTTCTCTCTGACATCATAGGTAGAGTAAGTGTCCTGATGGACAAGAATGCTGGGAGTTGGAGTCTCATTCTTCTCCACCAACGGTGCCTGAGGCAGAATCCGCCGTGTTCTGGAACTCTGGCCTTCTGATTCCACACTTTTGACGTTGCGACTGAGCATCGCCTGATAGCCGGTCCTCCCACCAACTGAATGGAAACAGAAGGATGCATTTTTTATGAAGTTGATAATCAGGACTATAACTCATTATCATTTCAAATTCTGTGCAAATTCCCATCAGGTGACTTACCTCCTCCTGACAGCTCAATCTGTGAGGGGATGTCAAAGAGGCCTGAGGAAGGGCCAGAGTCTGTGTAGCTGTCTGCCAGGCTGGCCCAGCGAGACACCCACTTAGAACCACCAGACACCTGCATGAAGGATCACTAGTTATTCATGTCACAACAGCAGTCAGTAAACACAATAACGCTTACAATACAAGGAAAAATAACACAATCCCGTTCAAGAAATTATAATTTACGCTTTAAAAATCTATTAGGGAATAGACACATATACAGCTAGGGATGTTAGTGTCATTTCcagatataaaaaaatatcctaGGACAGCAAAAACATGCCAACCGCCACAAAGCCATTCCTATTCCTCAGATAGAAACCAAGGACACCACAAGAGAAAACCAGTTGGTCACATCCAAACCCAGCAGGAAGTAAAGAACTACAACACCAACACCCCCATAAACCAAAAGACACTACACAAAATCTGCGAGGGAGATAAGGAGAAACCATGGAGAATCAAGAGACCAAAACATGCAGATTTGTGCTTCCCAGTTTATTGACCCAGTAGATGAATTaaatgactgattgattgattgattgtttgtttGATTGCGTTAGCTCTGGGAATCTGTCACCACACGGAGGCCGGCTGGGGGTTTACCTGCAGCTGATTCTGTCCCTGCCCTGGAGCTGGCCTTAGATCCACAGAGCTACTCTCCCTACGCTCCTCCCTGTCCTGAGCCTTAACAGGCTTATATGATGCTGCTGCAGCGTCGCTGGGCTGCTCTGGCCCCTCAACAACCCCAAACACCTGTCAGAAACAAAGCATGATGTGTGAATGCTGTCGCTCCAGGGCTGTCGGCTGCCAAGTCCTCTGCGCTCCTGTGTGACACCCATGAAAGCTTTTGTTAGATAGCATGGCTGTCGGATACTTGACAAAGCAGGTTCTCAGGCTGAAGCGCATGGCATGACAAGGTGTGATATTAAAACAAACTTGGAGAGATAAGACTATTACAGAGAGTAATGCAAAAAGACTTGCCTGGTCTATCTTGCTGCGTGCCTCCACCACCTCTTCATCCTGGACCTCTGTCTCGATGGTGTAGGTGCCTGCTTCACTCAAGGCATCGTCCTCCTCATTCCCCAAGCTTCTGGGGCTTCCAACCTCCAGGATCCGTGCGGCCTCCAGGCTCCGTGCGGCCTCCAGGCTCCGTGCGGCCTCCAGGCTCCGTGCGGCCTCCAGGCTCCGTGCGGCCTCCATGGTGTGGTTGACCAGGGATATTAGAGGGGCTTTCAGGGGCACAGGCTGGTTGACGGTGGAGGTCTGAGTCAGATATGGGACAGGGGGCTGAGGGGGGCTTGGTGGGGTATGGTGGGAGTTGGGCACTGCTGCCATTTCTGTTGGTGGTGGGCTGATGGTAGGAGACACAGGTGAAGTCTTCCTCTCCCAGGTTGTGTTCATGCTCGGTCTAGTCTCCTGTCTGGACTCCCTCAGGAACTCAGCAGTGAAGTCCTGGGCCAGTTTAGACCTCCGGCCCACACTTCTAAAGGGCCTGGGCTGTATGGAGGAGGATTGGGAAGAGAAGCTAGTATTGATCCGATCCTCTGTCTTCTCCCGCCTCAGGGAGCCGGCCCTCTGGGGGCCTCCAGAGCCCGGGCCCTTCAGGGGTATGGTGTACTGCTGGGTGTGGGAGCTGGGGCTCAACTTCTTCTCCAGCTTGTTCCTAAGGGCCGGGCTGTCGGGCTGGACTGTGTTGCTGGTGAAGGTCTGTGAACGCTTCTTGCGTGGATTGTCATCAAAGAACTCGATGACGAAGGCCTGCTGGGGGTCTTCTTTGCCCTGGCTCTGAGGAGGGGAGTGAGTCTCTGGAAGGGAGCTGGACAGAAGGTCCTCTGAGTCAGGGGGTGTGAAGGGTCTAGAGGGCTTTGACTGGATAACCTGCTTCCCGTTCACAACAGAATCCTCAGAGTTGCCCCGAGTCCCATCCTCATAGTGATGGCCTGACGGTAAATACAGAAACATGTTAACTTGAAAGCTCTGACAGTAACAGTGGATTCAGTGTATAAATCATTGAGTCACTCACCTGTGGAAGCATTGTTGTAGATGGGCAGGTCACTGTTGGTGCTGAAAATGTCCTCTGTCCGAGACCACCTCTGCATCATGCGCACATTGCTTTGGTCCAGCCAATCAGCCACCTTGCTCTCTGCTGACATCACCTCCGTGGGTGCGGTGACCGCCTCCTTACTCAGGAGCTTGCGTTGCTGGCGGAAGGAGAACTTGGTCACATGGTCTTTGATCTTGATTTTACCAGGCATGCATTCATCAAACTCGATGGTGAAGGAGGCGTGGCTCTGCACCACAgggggtgtgggggtgggggttggGGGGAGAACAGGGACAGCAGGGGGGTCAGTGTCCTTAGTGGGAACCTCCTGGAGCTCCCGCTGCTGGAACTCCTTGGTGGGGATCTCAAAGTAGCTGGGCTCCCTGTGGTGCGAGTAGATGGACTTGGCCTGGCTATCTGACAGGGAGCCGTTGACCTCTTGTCTGTAGCTCTCGTTAGTATTCTCTGTAGGGGCAGACACAGGGGACAATATAGATAAATACTATACAGACCAATACTGTAAACTAGTGATTTTGGGGGGACGGGGAAATCAATAAAGTtgaatatcgcaatattatttgaCGATATTATATTGATATTTGATATCATTAGCATTAGCTAGCGCTTGTGAGCGCCAAAACTCACACTTTCATTtccctgactgatcaaaactagttTTATCATGCTCTCTCATctttctgcagcagacatatagtgagaaatatttttggaacatcaaatcgcaatatcGAATCACAATGCACAGAATTGTGAGAATCATGAGAAACGCAGGATATATCATAACGGCACCTAATTATCATGATAATaacgtattgtgaggtccctggcaattcccagccctactgTAAACTGCAGGCACAAAGGATATGCAGTATGAGTTGGGTAAGGGAAGGAATCACAGACACTACTCGAATGAAATATTAAATATGCAAAGGAAAACAAATCACAGAAAAACTCTGCCAAGTATTCCCTATAAATCTGCAGCCACAAATAATAAGGTGGCTTGActaagtaaacaaacaaaaacatcagCCAATCAATGGGTGCCAGGCCAGCTGTTCCAGCCAGGCTGGGCAGCATGAGGCTAACagtcaccctccctcctctctcctccaccctgtccCCTGGTCTTACAGGGGTAATCCATCACGAGGCACTGCCCGCTGGCCTGGGATGGCCCTGGACCAACCTGGCTCAGTGTGACACTGGCAGCTCCTGGTCACTAGTCGGCACTACAGAGCTAAACACCATCCATCTCTCAATGGATGTATTGAAAACTTTTGGTGTGATGCATAACAAAGTATTATGCTTGCCACTCTAATCAAATACATTTGGCTGTAACCTTTATGAGTTATCACAGCTAATAACAATATTGAAGTGCCAGGCCTCTTTCAGAGTGACATGCTCACGCTCACATATCCGGAGAAACAAATGAACTGATAGTATACGAATAGTAGAGAAGTGTTTGTTCAAGACCTGCAGGATCCTCGTCTGGCTGCTGTCCTTCACCGTGTTCAGCATCATCCTCCCCCCACCACGACGGCTGCCCATACAGAGGAGTGGGTCTGGACACTGGAGCCTCGCTGGccactaacagacacacacatgataagatacatggacagagagagaacagagtgagtactgcagcaactgccttaattttgctggactataataaatacaaaaactgaGTGATGTAATAGTCACATAGCAGAATGATTGCAAACCCTATAAAGTCTGGGTTTTAAGTGAAGCTGTGCATTGAAACATTGCAAATAAGCGTAGCACAAACAGTCACAGTGGATAATATTCTGCATTTTGTCCTACTAAAATGTTTCATCAATTTAATAACTTTGATAAGAATCAGCCATTGGCAAAGCAGGTAGAGGGGCCTGGAGTTATGAGGTCACGTGATACACAATCCTCGgaggaggagaatgagactgGACATGGTAATCCGAATCTTCACTAAAGGGGGGAGATGCAGAAATATAACAAATGAGAAGCTTTTCAAACACTGGTTTACGATGACTCATCTCTCCAGAGCAGAACATTGAGACGAACTGATAACCTtccatgtacagtatatggtcaTACAGTACTTGCTGCTGTCCTGCTTGAATGCATTATCACGGTTGAGCCATGTAGTGGTGGTCCCTAGATTCTAAAAGGTCACTTCTATAGATGCCAAAATACAGGTTGGTTCCACGCGCGTTTCCATATATGAGAGGTTGCTGACACAGTTAAATTATATTTATTGTTAATTGATTGTCACACAGATTCTAGGTTGGTAAGTGGTTTATAATTCAATAACAAATAAACCAAAATATATTCTTTACATTTTCTGTCTTTTATATAAAATTGCACTAACAAACCATATGAATCTGTTTTTATCCATCTCCTACATCTGACCAATAAGGGCACTAGGGCAGATTTCCTGTCACCCTCAATAATGTGATGACATCCAACAGCTGGTTGGCAAGCCCAGGGCACTAGCCTATATGGCATAAATCAGATTATCCACATGCCTGGTGTCTGTGAACTAAACAGACACATTAGGGCTCTCACACTGGAGTTGTAGTGCTTTGGTTTATTTAGGCCAAAGTGCTGTTGCCCAGGACACACAATAAGATAtcaacagagagggagggagggaaacagaaGGGCATGTCACTAATTCCATTTGGCTTACCCAATGCTTCATTTCTAGCTACACAGGATGGATGACACAGCCTAAAATGGTTTGTGGACTTTCTCTAGTGCTGCACTGAGTCATTTTAAgcttttctatgttggtgtgtatCATGAATGATGAAGCCGCTAATGAAAGACATGAAAATAAACTTTAAATCCAGAGCTCTTCTCAGGCAGTGGAAACCATAAGGATACATTTCCACATTACGTtctacaccgaacaaaaataaaacgcaacatccaacaatttcaaagattttactgagttacagttcataaaaggaaatcagtcaaatgaaataaataagttaggccctaatctataggtttcatatgactgggaatacagacttCCATTGGTTGGTCACagaaacctttaaaaaaaaagtagggtgtggatcagaaaaccagtcagtatctggtgttaccaccaaatcaaatcaaatcaaattttatttgtcacatacacatggttagcagatgttaatgcgagtgtagcgaaatgcttgtgcttctagttccgacaatgaggtaataaccaacaagtaatctaactaacaattccaaaactactgtcttatacacagtgtaaggggataaagaatatgtacataaggatatatgaatgagtgatggtacagagcagcataggcaggatacagtagatggtatcgagtacagtatatacatgaggtgagtatgtaaacaaagtggcatagttaaagtggctagtgatacatgtattacataaggatgcagtcgatgatgtagagtacagtatatacgtatgcatatgagattaataatgtagggtaagtaacattatataaaggtagcattgtttaaagtggctagtgatatatttacataatttcccatcaattcccattattaaagtggctggagttgagtcagtgtcagtgtgttggcagcagccactcaatgttagtggtggctgtttaacagtctgatggccttgagatagaagctgtttttcagtctctcggtcccagctttgatgcacctgtactgacctcgccttctggatgatagcggggtgaacaggcagtggctcgggtggttgatgtccttgatgatctttatggccttcctgtaacatcgggtggtgtaggtgtcctggagggcaggtagtttgcccccggtgatgcgttgtgcagacctcactaccctctggagagccttacgattgtgggcggagcagttgccgtaccaggcggtgatacagcccgccaggatgctgtcgattgtgcatctgtagaagtttgtgagtgcttttggtgacaaaccaaatttcttcagcctcctgaggttgaagaggcgctgctgcgccttcttcacgatgctgtctgtgtgagtggaccaattcagtttgtctgtgatgtgtatgccgaggaacttaaaacttgctaccctctccactactgttccatcgatgtggataggggggtgttccctctgcggtttcctgaagtccacaatcatctccttagttttgttgacgttgagtgtgaggttattttcctgacaccacactccgagggccctcacctcctccctgtaggccgtct from Oncorhynchus clarkii lewisi isolate Uvic-CL-2024 chromosome 25, UVic_Ocla_1.0, whole genome shotgun sequence encodes the following:
- the LOC139383299 gene encoding centrosomal protein of 170 kDa protein B-like isoform X2, which translates into the protein MMMFGLQLKQDAKKALSRGSKMSVTSWFLVSSSGTRHRLPPEMIFVGREECELMLQSRSVDKQHAVVNYDPATDEHMVKDLGSLNGTFVNDLRIPDQTYITLKLADVIRFGYDSHVYILERSQHKVPEEALKHEKYTSQLEMSMKALEARKREKERQHAEERTRDSFRSKQEKAEGKAALAAVASEAPVSRPTPLYGQPSWWGEDDAEHGEGQQPDEDPAENTNESYRQEVNGSLSDSQAKSIYSHHREPSYFEIPTKEFQQRELQEVPTKDTDPPAVPVLPPTPTPTPPVVQSHASFTIEFDECMPGKIKIKDHVTKFSFRQQRKLLSKEAVTAPTEVMSAESKVADWLDQSNVRMMQRWSRTEDIFSTNSDLPIYNNASTGHHYEDGTRGNSEDSVVNGKQVIQSKPSRPFTPPDSEDLLSSSLPETHSPPQSQGKEDPQQAFVIEFFDDNPRKKRSQTFTSNTVQPDSPALRNKLEKKLSPSSHTQQYTIPLKGPGSGGPQRAGSLRREKTEDRINTSFSSQSSSIQPRPFRSVGRRSKLAQDFTAEFLRESRQETRPSMNTTWERKTSPVSPTISPPPTEMAAVPNSHHTPPSPPQPPVPYLTQTSTVNQPVPLKAPLISLVNHTMEAARSLEAARSLEAARILEVGSPRSLGNEEDDALSEAGTYTIETEVQDEEVVEARSKIDQVFGVVEGPEQPSDAAAASYKPVKAQDREERRESSSVDLRPAPGQGQNQLQVSGGSKWVSRWASLADSYTDSGPSSGLFDIPSQIELSGGVGGRTGYQAMLSRNVKSVESEGQSSRTRRILPQAPLVEKNETPTPSILVHQDTYSTYDVREKSSRALCPQEGLHNLSVQDDLDPDSLSDASKSDDGSIVEQRTTPTPDMTDKSSSQSREEERPRLPPKSTSFYIDSEERGSRPNTPRTERKLPPPPNTPQFSTATLTKQRGGQDSQKTVKPNSSAPKQDYQGRVSPQPKEISVSLVRQESFTKDQPSDAAQVTRLPHISSQPAQNDPDPAEVFQGICSQDTHSYLKETEDALAALEAKLQAQTDVVPCPIDDTLSGESDMDSASTASQRSNQTTPKTRSKKPSITCGLQRERSSASSFTQEPSRQPSAHNRLSEKQRSQGEDSRDSKPEPGRRLGMRRSVSKHGSMDLSDDPQGSSLPYWPDTISSDQEGYWPTARKKYTTPLQKEESSKSSKGSQALSRSNSMYAPRPTRASMLRRARLGEASDNEGTETDRISQEASGTTKDSKKQLSRLDMLALPRKRTSSFTTPSDTESSAPRTGFSNRSTESNSGSGRKASVARPSSKPVLGRASGAPCKPITRGRSSSAKYTSSTASSRRRQKGSDYTSTSEEEYDSGNQITPKHKRSQTPSASRSQPLIPPRPRARSRDSDQESHEGDAYQNWSSHSAEIAKLSQDLAKDLAILAREIHDVAGDTDPPSSSGVEANTPASTMTTQDELVHPIPEAGVNDQRAPPGSPAAGAPDQTMMNEQEHNSKHRGWNQEEVVVDDLMLNPVSQISLAIRENTEQLAEKIKVLFHKKQDIWEEIEAKINAENDIPVLKGSNKEITSILKELRRVQRQLEVINTIIEPSGNLEPAKTSTPISPSSASVRPSRAPSRDWRSLGSQRGEGGVSSSSSRSSESVRRSAMASEAESYEV
- the LOC139383299 gene encoding centrosomal protein of 170 kDa protein B-like isoform X4, producing MPHEVRSCMEPQTEVASEAPVSRPTPLYGQPSWWGEDDAEHGEGQQPDEDPAENTNESYRQEVNGSLSDSQAKSIYSHHREPSYFEIPTKEFQQRELQEVPTKDTDPPAVPVLPPTPTPTPPVVQSHASFTIEFDECMPGKIKIKDHVTKFSFRQQRKLLSKEAVTAPTEVMSAESKVADWLDQSNVRMMQRWSRTEDIFSTNSDLPIYNNASTGHHYEDGTRGNSEDSVVNGKQVIQSKPSRPFTPPDSEDLLSSSLPETHSPPQSQGKEDPQQAFVIEFFDDNPRKKRSQTFTSNTVQPDSPALRNKLEKKLSPSSHTQQYTIPLKGPGSGGPQRAGSLRREKTEDRINTSFSSQSSSIQPRPFRSVGRRSKLAQDFTAEFLRESRQETRPSMNTTWERKTSPVSPTISPPPTEMAAVPNSHHTPPSPPQPPVPYLTQTSTVNQPVPLKAPLISLVNHTMEAARSLEAARSLEAARSLEAARSLEAARILEVGSPRSLGNEEDDALSEAGTYTIETEVQDEEVVEARSKIDQVFGVVEGPEQPSDAAAASYKPVKAQDREERRESSSVDLRPAPGQGQNQLQVSGGSKWVSRWASLADSYTDSGPSSGLFDIPSQIELSGGVGGRTGYQAMLSRNVKSVESEGQSSRTRRILPQAPLVEKNETPTPSILVHQDTYSTYDVREKSSRALCPQEGLHNLSVQDDLDPDSLSDASKSDDGSIVEQRTTPTPDMTDKSSSQSREEERPRLPPKSTSFYIDSEERGSRPNTPRTERKLPPPPNTPQFSTATLTKQRGGQDSQKTVKPNSSAPKQDYQGRVSPQPKEISVSLVRQESFTKDQPSDAAQVTRLPHISSQPAQNDPDPAEVFQGICSQDTHSYLKETEDALAALEAKLQAQTDVVPCPIDDTLSGESDMDSASTASQRSNQTTPKTRSKKPSITCGLQRERSSASSFTQEPSRQPSAHNRLSEKQRSQGEDSRDSKPEPGRRLGMRRSVSKHGSMDLSDDPQGSSLPYWPDTISSDQEGYWPTARKKYTTPLQKEESSKSSKGSQALSRSNSMYAPRPTRASMLRRARLGEASDNEGTETDRISQEASGTTKDSKKQLSRLDMLALPRKRTSSFTTPSDTESSAPRTGFSNRSTESNSGSGRKASVARPSSKPVLGRASGAPCKPITRGRSSSAKYTSSTASSRRRQKGSDYTSTSEEEYDSGNQITPKHKRSQTPSASRSQPLIPPRPRARSRDSDQESHEGDAYQNWSSHSAEIAKLSQDLAKDLAILAREIHDVAGDTDPPSSSGVEANTPASTMTTQDELVHPIPEAGVNDQRAPPGSPAAGAPDQTMMNEQEHNSKHRGWNQEEVVVDDLMLNPVSQISLAIRENTEQLAEKIKVLFHKKQDIWEEIEAKINAENDIPVLKGSNKEITSILKELRRVQRQLEVINTIIEPSGNLEPAKTSTPISPSSASVRPSRAPSRDWRSLGSQRGEGGVSSSSSRSSESVRRSAMASEAESYEV
- the LOC139383299 gene encoding centrosomal protein of 170 kDa protein B-like isoform X3, whose protein sequence is MSVTSWFLVSSSGTRHRLPPEMIFVGREECELMLQSRSVDKQHAVVNYDPATDEHMVKDLGSLNGTFVNDLRIPDQTYITLKLADVIRFGYDSHVYILERSQHKVPEEALKHEKYTSQLEMSMKALEARKREKERQHAEERTRDSFRSKQEKAEGKAALAAVASEAPVSRPTPLYGQPSWWGEDDAEHGEGQQPDEDPAENTNESYRQEVNGSLSDSQAKSIYSHHREPSYFEIPTKEFQQRELQEVPTKDTDPPAVPVLPPTPTPTPPVVQSHASFTIEFDECMPGKIKIKDHVTKFSFRQQRKLLSKEAVTAPTEVMSAESKVADWLDQSNVRMMQRWSRTEDIFSTNSDLPIYNNASTGHHYEDGTRGNSEDSVVNGKQVIQSKPSRPFTPPDSEDLLSSSLPETHSPPQSQGKEDPQQAFVIEFFDDNPRKKRSQTFTSNTVQPDSPALRNKLEKKLSPSSHTQQYTIPLKGPGSGGPQRAGSLRREKTEDRINTSFSSQSSSIQPRPFRSVGRRSKLAQDFTAEFLRESRQETRPSMNTTWERKTSPVSPTISPPPTEMAAVPNSHHTPPSPPQPPVPYLTQTSTVNQPVPLKAPLISLVNHTMEAARSLEAARSLEAARSLEAARSLEAARILEVGSPRSLGNEEDDALSEAGTYTIETEVQDEEVVEARSKIDQVFGVVEGPEQPSDAAAASYKPVKAQDREERRESSSVDLRPAPGQGQNQLQVSGGSKWVSRWASLADSYTDSGPSSGLFDIPSQIELSGGVGGRTGYQAMLSRNVKSVESEGQSSRTRRILPQAPLVEKNETPTPSILVHQDTYSTYDVREKSSRALCPQEGLHNLSVQDDLDPDSLSDASKSDDGSIVEQRTTPTPDMTDKSSSQSREEERPRLPPKSTSFYIDSEERGSRPNTPRTERKLPPPPNTPQFSTATLTKQRGGQDSQKTVKPNSSAPKQDYQGRVSPQPKEISVSLVRQESFTKDQPSDAAQVTRLPHISSQPAQNDPDPAEVFQGICSQDTHSYLKETEDALAALEAKLQAQTDVVPCPIDDTLSGESDMDSASTASQRSNQTTPKTRSKKPSITCGLQRERSSASSFTQEPSRQPSAHNRLSEKQRSQGEDSRDSKPEPGRRLGMRRSVSKHGSMDLSDDPQGSSLPYWPDTISSDQEGYWPTARKKYTTPLQKEESSKSSKGSQALSRSNSMYAPRPTRASMLRRARLGEASDNEGTETDRISQEASGTTKDSKKQLSRLDMLALPRKRTSSFTTPSDTESSAPRTGFSNRSTESNSGSGRKASVARPSSKPVLGRASGAPCKPITRGRSSSAKYTSSTASSRRRQKGSDYTSTSEEEYDSGNQITPKHKRSQTPSASRSQPLIPPRPRARSRDSDQESHEGDAYQNWSSHSAEIAKLSQDLAKDLAILAREIHDVAGDTDPPSSSGVEANTPASTMTTQDELVHPIPEAGVNDQRAPPGSPAAGAPDQTMMNEQEHNSKHRGWNQEEVVVDDLMLNPVSQISLAIRENTEQLAEKIKVLFHKKQDIWEEIEAKINAENDIPVLKGSNKEITSILKELRRVQRQLEVINTIIEPSGNLEPAKTSTPISPSSASVRPSRAPSRDWRSLGSQRGEGGVSSSSSRSSESVRRSAMASEAESYEV
- the LOC139383299 gene encoding centrosomal protein of 170 kDa protein B-like isoform X1 — protein: MMMFGLQLKQDAKKALSRGSKMSVTSWFLVSSSGTRHRLPPEMIFVGREECELMLQSRSVDKQHAVVNYDPATDEHMVKDLGSLNGTFVNDLRIPDQTYITLKLADVIRFGYDSHVYILERSQHKVPEEALKHEKYTSQLEMSMKALEARKREKERQHAEERTRDSFRSKQEKAEGKAALAAVASEAPVSRPTPLYGQPSWWGEDDAEHGEGQQPDEDPAENTNESYRQEVNGSLSDSQAKSIYSHHREPSYFEIPTKEFQQRELQEVPTKDTDPPAVPVLPPTPTPTPPVVQSHASFTIEFDECMPGKIKIKDHVTKFSFRQQRKLLSKEAVTAPTEVMSAESKVADWLDQSNVRMMQRWSRTEDIFSTNSDLPIYNNASTGHHYEDGTRGNSEDSVVNGKQVIQSKPSRPFTPPDSEDLLSSSLPETHSPPQSQGKEDPQQAFVIEFFDDNPRKKRSQTFTSNTVQPDSPALRNKLEKKLSPSSHTQQYTIPLKGPGSGGPQRAGSLRREKTEDRINTSFSSQSSSIQPRPFRSVGRRSKLAQDFTAEFLRESRQETRPSMNTTWERKTSPVSPTISPPPTEMAAVPNSHHTPPSPPQPPVPYLTQTSTVNQPVPLKAPLISLVNHTMEAARSLEAARSLEAARSLEAARSLEAARILEVGSPRSLGNEEDDALSEAGTYTIETEVQDEEVVEARSKIDQVFGVVEGPEQPSDAAAASYKPVKAQDREERRESSSVDLRPAPGQGQNQLQVSGGSKWVSRWASLADSYTDSGPSSGLFDIPSQIELSGGVGGRTGYQAMLSRNVKSVESEGQSSRTRRILPQAPLVEKNETPTPSILVHQDTYSTYDVREKSSRALCPQEGLHNLSVQDDLDPDSLSDASKSDDGSIVEQRTTPTPDMTDKSSSQSREEERPRLPPKSTSFYIDSEERGSRPNTPRTERKLPPPPNTPQFSTATLTKQRGGQDSQKTVKPNSSAPKQDYQGRVSPQPKEISVSLVRQESFTKDQPSDAAQVTRLPHISSQPAQNDPDPAEVFQGICSQDTHSYLKETEDALAALEAKLQAQTDVVPCPIDDTLSGESDMDSASTASQRSNQTTPKTRSKKPSITCGLQRERSSASSFTQEPSRQPSAHNRLSEKQRSQGEDSRDSKPEPGRRLGMRRSVSKHGSMDLSDDPQGSSLPYWPDTISSDQEGYWPTARKKYTTPLQKEESSKSSKGSQALSRSNSMYAPRPTRASMLRRARLGEASDNEGTETDRISQEASGTTKDSKKQLSRLDMLALPRKRTSSFTTPSDTESSAPRTGFSNRSTESNSGSGRKASVARPSSKPVLGRASGAPCKPITRGRSSSAKYTSSTASSRRRQKGSDYTSTSEEEYDSGNQITPKHKRSQTPSASRSQPLIPPRPRARSRDSDQESHEGDAYQNWSSHSAEIAKLSQDLAKDLAILAREIHDVAGDTDPPSSSGVEANTPASTMTTQDELVHPIPEAGVNDQRAPPGSPAAGAPDQTMMNEQEHNSKHRGWNQEEVVVDDLMLNPVSQISLAIRENTEQLAEKIKVLFHKKQDIWEEIEAKINAENDIPVLKGSNKEITSILKELRRVQRQLEVINTIIEPSGNLEPAKTSTPISPSSASVRPSRAPSRDWRSLGSQRGEGGVSSSSSRSSESVRRSAMASEAESYEV